The following are encoded together in the Triticum dicoccoides isolate Atlit2015 ecotype Zavitan chromosome 6B, WEW_v2.0, whole genome shotgun sequence genome:
- the LOC119322644 gene encoding GDSL esterase/lipase APG-like: MMGMRVATVKALMILVAVFIICASGGLVLSPTAAEEVPLVPAVYVFGDSTMDVGNNMYLGNFPLPYPPFPYGIDFTGPGPNGRFSNGYNMADSISKLLGFDMSPPPFLSLTPETSGEILKGLGGVNYASGGSGILDTTHNASLPLSKQVEYFAATKANMTEESGGNSTDIDALLSKSLFLISDGGNDMLVFYVNNPLGDAQPFYDDLVSNYTKYVKTLYGLGARRFGVIDVPPIGCVPVLRAKLLPWGENNCLLLANHLAGGFNEKLSGAMAELAASLPGMKYSVGSSYKLVLNFTGPPEAAGFNNVNSACCGGGNLGGQAICSSPNTTYCDNRDDHLFWDGLHCTQAASNKGAKAIYDAPLEEGFAAPINFKQLLLGDQPTSVSH, encoded by the exons ATGATGGGGATGAGAGTGGCCACTGTCAAGGCTCTGATGATACTGGTTGCAGTGTTTATTATCTGCGCCAGCGGCGGCCTGGTTCTGTCGCCGACGGCCGCGGAGGAGGTGCCCCTGGTGCCGGCGGTGTACGTGTTCGGCGACTCTACCATGGACGTGGGCAACAACATGTACCTGGGGAACTTTCCGCTGCCGTATCCCCCGTTTCCCTACGGCATCGATTTCACGGGTCCCGGACCCAACGGAAGGTTCAGCAATGGATACAACATGGCCGACTCCATAT CGAAGCTGTTGGGTTTCGATATGAGCCCGCCGCCTTTCCTGTCATTGACGCCGGAGACAAGTGGTGAGATCCTGAAAGGCTTGGGCGGGGTCAACTACGCTTCCGGTGGATCCGGCATTCTCGACACCACC CATAATGCCTCCCTCCCATTGAGCAAGCAGGTGGAGTACTTTGCGGCCACCAAGGCAAACATGACAGAGGAAAGCGGCGGTAATAGCACCGACATCGATGCGCTGCTGTCCAAGTCGCTCTTCCTCATTAGCGACGGCGGCAACGATATGCTTGTGTTCTACGTGAATAATCCGCTGGGCGATGCTCAGCCCTTCTACGACGACCTTGTGTCCAACTACACCAAGTATGTCAAGACGTTGTATGGGCTCGGGGCGCGGCGTTTTGGTGTCATCGACGTGCCGCCCATCGGCTGCGTGCCGGTGCTGCGGGCGAAACTCTTACCATGGGGCGAGAACAACTGCTTATTGCTCGCAAACCACCTCGCTGGGGGCTTCAACGAGAAGTTGAGCGGCGCCATGGCGGAGCTCGCCGCGTCGCTGCCCGGGATGAAGTACTCTGTGGGGAGCTCCTACAAGCTGGTGCTAAACTTCACGGGGCCGCCGGAGGCCGCCGGGTTCAATAATGTGAACAGCGCGTGCTGCGGCGGCGGGAATCTCGGAGGGCAGGCCATCTGCAGCTCCCCCAATACCACCTACTGCGACAACCGCGACGACCATCTGTTCTGGGACGGGTTGCACTGCACCCAGGCAGCCTCCAACAAGGGCGCCAAAGCCATCTATGACGCGCCGCTGGAGGAAGGATTCGCCGCACCCATCAATTTCAAGCAGCTGCTTCTTGGTGATCAACCCACAAGCGTCAGCCATTAA